A genome region from Myxocyprinus asiaticus isolate MX2 ecotype Aquarium Trade chromosome 12, UBuf_Myxa_2, whole genome shotgun sequence includes the following:
- the gnat1 gene encoding guanine nucleotide-binding protein G(t) subunit alpha-1: MGAGASAEEKHSKELEKKLKEDADKDARTVKLLLLGAGESGKSTIVKQMKIIHQDGYSLEESLEFISIIYSNTMQSILAIVRAMTTLNISYGDAAAQDDARKLMHLADTIEEGTMPKELSEIILRLWKDSGIQACFDRASEYQLNDSAGYYLNDLERLILPGYVPTEQDMLRSRVKTTGIIETQFSLKDLNFRMFDVGGQRSERKKWIHCFEGVTCIIFIAALSAYDMVLVEDDEVNRMHESLHLFNSICNHRYFATTSIVLFLNKKDVFTEKIKKAHLSMCFPDYDGPNTYEDAGNYIKLQFLDLNLRRDVKEIYSHMTCATDTENVKFVFDAVTDIIIKENLKDCGLF; this comes from the exons ATGGGGGCCGGGGCAAGCGCCGAGGAGAAGCACTCCAAGGAGCTTGAGAAGAAGCTGAAAGAGGATGCCGACAAAGATGCCAGGACTGTCAAACTTCTGCTGTTAG GTGCTGGTGAATCAGGGAAAAGCACAATTGTCAAACAGATGAA AATTATTCACCAAGATGGTTACTCCCTTGAAGAGAGTTTGGAGTTCATTTCTATCATCTACAGCAACACTATGCAGTCAATCTTGGCAATTGTGAGGGCCATGACCACACTCAACATTTCATATGGAGACGCCGCTGCACAG GATGATGCCAGGAAGCTGATGCACTTAGCTGACACCATTGAGGAAGGCACCATGCCAAAGGAGTTGTCTGAAATCATCCTGAGGTTATGGAAGGACTCAGGCATCCAGGCATGCTTTGACAGAGCCTCCGAATACCAGCTGAACGACTCTGCCGGATA CTATCTAAATGACCTGGAAAGGTTGATCCTGCCTGGCTATGTCCCTACCGAACAGGACATGCTGCGATCAAGAGTTAAAACCACTGGTATCATTGAGACCCAGTTCTCCTTGAAGGACCTCAACTTCAG GATGTTTGATGTGGGTGGTCAGCGTTCGGAAAGAAAGAAGTGGATCCATTGCTTCGAGGGCGTCACCTGTATCATCTTCATTGCTGCACTAAGTGCATACGACATGGTCCTGGTGGAGGATGATGAAGTG AACCGAATGCATGAGAGTCTTCACCTGTTCAACAGCATCTGTAACCACCGCTACTTTGCCACCACATCCATTGTACTCTTCCTCAACAAGAAGGACGTCTTCACGGAGAAGATCAAGAAAGCTCATCTGAGTATGTGCTTCCCCGATTATGATG GTCCCAACACCTACGAGGATGCTGGTAACTACATAAAGTTGCAGTTTTTAGATCTGAATTTGCGACGAGACGTCAAAGAAATCTACTCCCACATGACTTGCGCCACAGACACAGAGAACGTCAAGTTTGTGTTTGATGCTGTAACAGACATTATCATCAAAGAAAATCTCAAGGACTGTGGTCTCTTTTAA